From the genome of Mastomys coucha isolate ucsf_1 unplaced genomic scaffold, UCSF_Mcou_1 pScaffold6, whole genome shotgun sequence, one region includes:
- the LOC116079871 gene encoding cytochrome c oxidase assembly protein COX16 homolog, mitochondrial isoform X2 — MTAPAVLRALRKNKTLRYGVPMLLLVVGGSFGLREFSQIRYDAVTIKIDPELEKKLKVNKITLESEYEEEDSRPVETWM; from the exons ATGACTGCGCCCGCTGTGTTGCGCGCCCTGCGTAAGAACAAGACCCTCCGTTACGGAGTTCCCATGTTG TTGTTGGTTGTTGGAGGTTCTTTTGGTCTTCGAGAATTTTCACAAATCCGATATGATGCTGTGACAATTAAG aTTGATCCTGAATTGGAGAAAAAATtgaaagtgaataaaataacttTAGAGTCAGAATATGAG GAAGAAGATTCCAGACCTGTGGAAACCTGGATGTGA
- the LOC116079871 gene encoding cytochrome c oxidase assembly protein COX16 homolog, mitochondrial isoform X1, producing the protein MTAPAVLRALRKNKTLRYGVPMLLLVVGGSFGLREFSQIRYDAVTIKIDPELEKKLKVNKITLESEYEKIKDSTFENWKNIRGPRPWEDPQLLQGRNPETLKPKTT; encoded by the exons ATGACTGCGCCCGCTGTGTTGCGCGCCCTGCGTAAGAACAAGACCCTCCGTTACGGAGTTCCCATGTTG TTGTTGGTTGTTGGAGGTTCTTTTGGTCTTCGAGAATTTTCACAAATCCGATATGATGCTGTGACAATTAAG aTTGATCCTGAATTGGAGAAAAAATtgaaagtgaataaaataacttTAGAGTCAGAATATGAG AAAATAAAGGATTCCACTTTTGAAAACTGGAAGAATATTCGAGGTCCGAGACCTTGGGAAGATCCTCAACTCCTCCAAGGACGAAACCCAGAAACTCTTAAGCCTAAGACAACCTGA